CTCTGGTAATGtagtaagttattttaaaaatgaaagcaaatataaaacaatatgcCCCCTCCCTGCCATAAGCCTATCCCCCATAGATGAAGTTGATAGTTTTCTGAATGATTATCCCATTTATTTGATCACTTGTTGAACAATTATGTTGAGTACTTACTGCAAGCAGGGCTTTTTTCTTGGTACTGGGTATACAGCCATAGAATGTTTTTCTGGCCTGATGTATCTTGGACTTCTttttgtgtgagcatatggaTCTATTTCCTATTGATAACTGTATATTATGCCACAATTAACCATCCTGTATTTGTTGACATTTAAGTGCTTTCCAAAATTTTGGCTTCAAAAGCCGTTCTTACATAAATATATCTTGCATAAGAATAACTTTCTAAGTGGAATGCTGATCAAAGGACAAGAACAGTTTCAGATATAATTGATCCTGTTAAATTGCCCTCCAAAAAAGATTGACAACCCTTCCGTAGCCAGTGTATTTGTTTCTCCATGCCCTTGCCAACATTGGACTTAATACTAAAGTCTTATTTCACTTGCCCAACTTTCCTCTGATGTCCCTCAGATTTTGTAACATTCTTTGAAAGACCTCATCAtttcaagatttttaaatatttagctgtTGTTTTCTATTACTTTTATGTTTTGACCATTAAAACCTTAATCTATTTGTTACTTGTTTTGACATTCGGTATGGAATAGGAATCGAGGCTTATTTTTAAGTGGTTAGCAGTTTAAAAAAACAACCGTCTGCTGACTAATCCATTTTCTCTTCTGGTATTTAAACAAcattttttaacatatatattcAGATTATTTCTGGTGACCAAGTGTTTTGAGTGGCATCCAACTACTACACTTGTATGTTTGAATGATATTTTTATCCCTCTTACTAATGCTTAATAATAGAGGAACAACTAAAAATGTCAGTAATGTATACAACCATGTAAATCACCCTGTTCAATTCTCACAAGGAAACTGATACTCATAGATGGTTTTGTAACTTACCCTAAGGTTATATGGCATTTCAtctcattccttcctcttcattttGCAGCCTCTCACCTCTGACCCCCACCCTCAGCAAATCTTAGGTCACTGGATAGGCTTGGTGATTTAATTGTGGGGGGGAGCAGTGCTCCCTTCATATGGTCTCAACAGAGGTGGAAGTAGGTATATCTTCATTTTAAGTTTCTTGGGTGGTGTTAGGTAGATAGCTTCCTAGTCTCCCCTTGCTCTTAGATGAAATGTCCTAGACTCTCAGATTGAACTACTGTAATCAATTACCATCTACGTGGCCTGATTTAATTTTGAGGTCCACTTATTGATAGCAGACAGCTTCAAAGATCATTGAATCTTCAAAATGAAAGAACTATAAAAACTGGCTTAGGCCtgtttttatattaataatttgtACGTTTATATTAGATTCAGCTGCCTATTGCCACATTCTagataaaatacagaattttacttCTGGCTTTGTTACCAAGATTTTCAGATCACCAAATTTATCTGTAACAACTTATTGGGGAATTGGTTTTGAACATTTGGGGGCTCAAAAAGTGGCTTGTGGTAGAAATCAGAATGCTAGTTACCTAGATTTGTGGGGAGAGTATTGGTTGGGAGGGACATAATAGTGCTTTCTACCTCATTTTTTAACTACTGTTCATTATGTCctacctcattttttaaatagtgttttatattgaaagaagcaaacaaaagagaaataaagttggaCCTTGATAGTCACTTAACTTACTGTACATTAAtaccttaatttttctttcctacttCAAATTTCGCCTTTGACTTTACCAACTTGGGAAacctgaattattttttaaattgataaatcCTCATGTTCATAAAATCAACTGTGAGTCCTCTAAGCTGACTTCTTACTGTACTTCACAGCTAGGGAGGCCCTCTGTTTAGTATATATCCAATACCAAAATAACCTGCATTATGTAGTTGATTACCCCTTGCTCAGGCTCTGTGCCAGCTACTGCACCTCCCTTGTTTTTGGTACCCCTTTTCTGGCCATTAGGTTTTGTTGTCGTCATCTGTAGTTGTATTCTTCTCTCTCTGGGTTTGAACTAAAAGTTCTTTGAGATCATGTATTATGTCATGCCTTCTTGTTCACATTGTAATTGCTCCTGGTCTAGAGTTCTGGGGAAAAATGAGCTTAATacaggttttttttcctcctcaagaGTTTTTTCAACTTTAGGTTTTCATTTCTTAGAAGTTATTTGGAAGCTAAAGGTCACCTAATCTGTCAACCATATTACCCATCTATGACCTTGCTTTCTGAAAAGATTTTTGTCTTTCAAAGTGTTACACTTGTATAACAAGTAACAACACTTTTATTTACAAGTTAATCTCATAACTTTGCTTTATGGATAAGATATTTGagactcagagaaattaaaagccTTCTCAGAGTCCaccagctagtaaatggcagaatcAGTTTGGCCAAGGTCTAACCTTCTCTTAGGTTCCTTAGTATAATTCTTTTGAGTAATCATTAACTATCTTTGTTTATATATTGCTTTGCCAAGATTTATATAATCATTAATTACGTTATACATTTTATAATGGAACTTGGGAGAACTAAAATGCATACAATAGTCAAATGTGAATTTCAGATTTTTTCTCTAGTCCTTGCCTACATGGTTATTTGAACTAAGGACTATGGTTGGCAAGTATAATTGGAGGGGTGGGAGGTCAGAAAAATGGAACtaactttttttcccccctcaccTAAGAGAAGTGGCGCAGGAAGAAGATACAGTGTGATATTTCAGAAAGGTGATATCAGACAAGAGCTTCAAGTGAATGGTATAGAGGGACTCAGTAGTACCTAGCACACTTTGTACTTAATATTCATTAACATAGTTACTTAGGTTTTACTTATTAAGCTCACTTTGGGTACTTTAAGATTTGAAAATTGCTTATTAAGAACCTACTTTTGAAGTGGGTTGGTAGTGTTCCTTATTTTAGATAGTAATATATTATAACTAGCTAGAGCCATTATAGTATAGCCAAAAGGATACTAAGCTAGGAATCAAAAATAGGGATTTATTTTAGGTTTTAACTGTAGTCATGTCACATGAACAAACTAGGTACTCTAGGCTTCTGTTTCCAGGGTAAAATTTGGGGGAATAATAACTGTCTTTCCTACTATGTATGGCTGTGGTAAAATTCAAGCACTTTATAGTGCTAATAAATGTCTAGATTACTTCTTATATTATACCAGTTCACTTATAAAAAGCCTTGCCCATGTCATACTTTGAGTGGCATATATATAGAGTAACTCTTTGTCTTCATTTGCAATTATCTTATTTACAGAATTTGGAGGTTTTGGCTCAGTTAGTGgaaaaattgaaatagaaatcaAGATCAACCATGAAGGAGAAGTAAATAGGGCACGTTATATGCCCCAGAACCCTTGCATCATTGCAACAAAGACTCCATCCAGTGATGTTCTTGTTTTTGACTATACGAAACATCCTTCTAAACCAGGTACCTGCCTTCTTCAAATACAAATAATGAGTCACTATGGGATTAGTCTGTTGTCCTCAGTCTGAGTTCAATTTTTTTGTGTAATTTAACATCTGGTGACTTAATACTGATAGATGTGGATACTCTTTCTTCATGCTTCCCTAGGAGGAAAAAATGCTTCTTTAAATAGAACAAAATGATGGTGCAGCTTAAGCATTACATACTTGGTCTTAATGGGTCTGTATTGTTTATAAATATTAAGAGCTGTAGACCTCTTGATGGAAATTCTGTTATGCTTGTAGACCCAAAGAGGCAGTGAACTGGATGGTCTTGATGTGTCTGTTACTTTGCAGACCCTTCTGGAGAGTGCAATCCAGACTTGCGTCTCCGTGGACATCAGAAGGAAGGCTATGGGCTTTCTTGGAACCCAAATCTCAGTGGGCATTTACTTAGTGCTTCAGACGACCATGTGCGTATCCtcattttgaagcaaatctgGGCTAGTTGTTAGTTGGTTTCTTTTCTGGGGCGTGAGGGGAAGTGATAATCTTCCTTTTATATAACAgttaattttacatttaagacCATCTGTCTGTGGGACATCAGTGCTGTTCCAAAGGAAGGAAAAGTTGTGGATGCGAAGACCATCTTTACAGGGCATACAGCAGTAGTAGAAGATGTTTCCTGGCATCTGCTCCATGAGTCTCTGTTTGGATCAGTTGCTGATGATCAAAAACTTATGATGTAAGTGAATcccctaaaaaaatttttttcatatgttATCTAAGTTTGATGCATAGTTACCCATTTAAAgctctatcccttttcctttttttctttttttaactaaagCTGGGATACCCGTTCAAACAATACTTCCAAACCAAGCCACTCAGTTGATGCTCACACTGCTGAAGTGAACTGCCTTTCTTTCAATCCTTACAGTGAGTTCATTCTTGCCACAGGATCAGCTGACAAGGTCAGTTTGATTTATTTTAAGAGAAACCATAGGATGaatttttctggcttcttttaaatatatagagGTCTTTTAGTTAggggtttccttttttcttattaaaaaattattgatcTTGCTTTCCTTTTTGTATGTAGACTGTTGCCTTGTGGGATCTGAGAAATCTGAAACTTAAGTTGCATTCCTTTGAATCACATAAGGATGAAATATTCCAAGTAAGAGAGACCAacggttttttctttctttttttttttttttttagtaggctCCCTTGTGCTTTATCCCATTGTTATAAGAAATAGTAATCTATATGCCTAAACTAATCTCTTAAGGATTTGGGATTGTTTATCCTGTTGTTTCTATACTTTCTCAAACTGATCATTAACCACTGACATTCTTGAGATATTGAGAAAACCAGTGCCTGATTATTTTATCGGCCTTCTTCTTGACAATTGTCTCCTCCCTTATTTCCAGAACTTGCCTGTTGAttttgcagttcaagcctgaagTGCTCCATGTTTTCTAAACTCCTTTCTTAACATGCAAAGCTCTGTCTCAATTCAagtaataattgttatactatgTTCAGAGTTTACTGCTAGGGCACTGTGAGCTATTACATTACATAGTCTCTGCTGTCAAAGAGATTAAGATTTTATAGTGAGAAAAGACCCATTTTGTCAAATGTTAAGAACCTATGAGTGGTCAAAATTAGAGTTTGAATGTGGCATCTGAACAGGGCTCTAGTGAGTCATACTGCTATGCACTTAATCTCTTAACCTTGTTTTCTCCTTGTCAGCCTGGTCCAGTGAACATTTTGTCTATTTTAACCTATCTCTTTGTACTTGGCTTGTACAGGTGTTCTTGCCTGGCGAGTATTCAAATTCATCCCTAAATACTGGTCACTAATGTCCTCTTATCTGTTACCATGAAGCCGGGACTTCTTACCAAACAGTGTAACAATATGTGATTGTTACATTTAGAGTGGCTTTTAATTAAGTCCTTGTAAGAAGTCCTTTTTAGTCACTCTTATGTGCAATATTGAATTCATAATTTGTACTTGGGAaaatattgtgtatatatgttcCATACTTTAGTTTTTAGGTCAATTTAATTATACTTGGCTAGAAGCCaaaattaaataagaataaataagatGGAATCTTCAAAAGTATAATATAAAGTAGAACATATCCTATGTCTAGTGATAGGTTATTTTCATCCAAGAAGTGATCTTATTTAGTTGTCAGTTTTAACCATAACCATAGTGTCTAAAACACTTGAACTTCATCCCTcctgttttcaaattttttaaatggttaaaattatatttaggtatttttccctcgatttttaaaaaatttagaataaaattgatagacagtattatattggtttcagatgtagaAGAAAGTGGCTCAGTAATACATTACTAGATGCcacataagtgtagttaccccattaTCATACCAGTGTATTAACATTATTAGTtacattctctatgttgtacttccattcctatgtttattttacagtttttagtttgtacctttttatccccttctcctgtttcacccattccccacctcctttcctgtGGTAACCAACTGCTTATTGTCTTTATTCGTGGGTctatgtcttttttgttttgtgttttaaattctgcatataagtgagatcatgctactgtctttctctgcctggcttattccacttagcatgataccctctagatccacccatgttgtcacaaatggcagaatttccttcctttttttatggctgagtaatactcgttgtgtatgtgtaccacatttttatccattcatctatcagtgggcacttgggttgcttccatatttttgtTACTATAAATAATGCATTTAATATAGGTGTGCATATTATCTTATTGAATTAGTGAttgttttctgtgggtaaatTCCCAGCCCTCAATTTTCTGACGGCCGTGTCCTTCAAACATGTAGGTTCAGTGGTCACCTCACAATGAGACTATTTTGGCTTCCAGTGGTACTGATCGCAGACTCAATGTCTGGGATTTGAGGTAAGGCCTGTATTAGTTAGTCTTTGTGGCgttattttatttctactttggaTATTAGGGTAAATGTTCTAACTTCTAAAAACTTTTTGTGCTAGTAAAATTGGAGAGGAACAATCTCCAGAAGATGCAGAAGATGGGCCACCAGAGTTGTTGGTATGTTACAAACATTGAGAAGTATTGAAATAGTGTGTAATTTATTGTCCTCTATCTGCTTTTCATATCTTTGTTTTCCTCCCTCTTTCAGTTTATTCATGGTGGTCACACTGCCAAGATATCTGATTTCTCCTGGAATCCCAATGAACCTTGGGTGATTTGTTCTGTATCAGAAGACAATATCATGCAAGTGTGGCAAATGGTAAGTCTTTAGTCATTTATTTGGGAGAGATTAGATGAATGAGACGTTGTCTCACTTCAAATTTATATGTCATGAATACAATTGATAACACTTCAGTTTACTCCTCAGTCTGCATATTATCATTTCCTACTGCCTGCTCTTTATGTTTACCTAGTTGTCCCACTGGTATTTGAAACTCAACTAAATGAAACCAAACTTTTCCTTGCTCCCCTTTCCTCCTGACTTTCCTGTTTCTGTACAGCTTCAGTGTTCCCACAGCTCACCAGACTGAAAATTCAAAGACTTCTCCATTATCTATTCACCTCTAAGTCCAGTTCACTTACCAGATTTTAGCTTGTCTGTTCTTGCACTCTTTCTTCTATCTGTACTCATCCTGCAAATACAAACAGATGCCcaactttcctttttctccttcccaccCTAGTTATGTGGCCAGGGTCTCATTATCCCTTGCTGGACTGTTATAGTGGTTGTTGGTTTGCCTCCTGTTCTATCTCGTTGTTAGCAGTTGAATCTTTAGGAATGGTCATTCCCTTGACAGTGCTTGTGAACATGCCTAGTACAGCACCAGAACATTACCGTTTCTTCATTAAACTATTAGATTTCAAACATTTCCTTCTTTATACACCCAGTTAGAGGTGATCACCCTTCTTTGAATTTTCAGAGTGCTTGTAATTTAATAAAGATGACTgtaaacaacatgggtttgaactgcatgggttggcttatatgtggattcttttcaataaataacattggaaattttttttgagaTTGTAACAGTTTGGAAAAAAACTTAGTaattatgtataaaatatgtGTGACAGTGTTATTGGTTAAGACTTTTCTGGTCATCAATAGGCTATTAATAATAAAGTTTTggtggggagtcaaaagtttaaTTCAGATTCTCTATTGTGGGGGGGTTGACACCCCTAACCGTATTGTTCATGGGTCTGATGCCTGATGATAATATAATGTCTACTATATAGCAATATAAGAAACAGTTgcattctggagatggatggtggtgatagttAGCACACAGCTGAATGGTCCtagtgccactgaactgtatgcttaggttaagatggtaaattttgtgtttatgtatatttttaacttttggtGTTTGAGGGTAGATCTAGACCCAGGAATAAGTTCCAGAGGAAAGTTTTTGGCTCACCCTGAAGAGGCACATTTTGATAATCAGACCTTTCTTACAGAATAGCactataaaagataaataaaatgaaagtatttACAGCCTATGAGgttaattaataaattatataCTACTTCCTTACTTTGGAATATTATCTGTCAAAAAGAACTATGCTTCGTTTTATAAGATATTCATGGCATTAAACAAAAGGCTGTTTGCCAAAATATGGTTGGTATATTTTAGGGAGTTCTTGATTTCCTTGATTTCTTTATATCTTTCGGTATTTCAGTTTTTTAAGGTAAGGATTTATTATGTGTAAACAGAAAATCCACTTCAGCTTTTCCCTTGTAATACAAGCACATAAAATGTATATAGGAGGTTAAGAGCTCTGGCAGGAAAGTGAAATGGGCTGCTTTGAATAGCCTGTCAAAGGTATTTTAGTAGTTGTTGTGGGAATGTTGTAGGAAATTAAACTACATCACCTCCAGGCCAGGTTGt
The sequence above is a segment of the Manis pentadactyla isolate mManPen7 chromosome 4, mManPen7.hap1, whole genome shotgun sequence genome. Coding sequences within it:
- the RBBP4 gene encoding histone-binding protein RBBP4 isoform X1, which translates into the protein MADKEAAFDDAVEERVINEEYKIWKKNTPFLYDLVMTHALEWPSLTAQWLPDVTRPEGKDFSIHRLVLGTHTSDEQNHLVIASVQLPNDDAQFDASHYDSEKGEFGGFGSVSGKIEIEIKINHEGEVNRARYMPQNPCIIATKTPSSDVLVFDYTKHPSKPDPSGECNPDLRLRGHQKEGYGLSWNPNLSGHLLSASDDHTICLWDISAVPKEGKVVDAKTIFTGHTAVVEDVSWHLLHESLFGSVADDQKLMIWDTRSNNTSKPSHSVDAHTAEVNCLSFNPYSEFILATGSADKTVALWDLRNLKLKLHSFESHKDEIFQVQWSPHNETILASSGTDRRLNVWDLSKIGEEQSPEDAEDGPPELLFIHGGHTAKISDFSWNPNEPWVICSVSEDNIMQVWQMAENIYNDEDPEGSVDPEGQGS
- the RBBP4 gene encoding histone-binding protein RBBP4 isoform X2, translating into MADKEAFDDAVEERVINEEYKIWKKNTPFLYDLVMTHALEWPSLTAQWLPDVTRPEGKDFSIHRLVLGTHTSDEQNHLVIASVQLPNDDAQFDASHYDSEKGEFGGFGSVSGKIEIEIKINHEGEVNRARYMPQNPCIIATKTPSSDVLVFDYTKHPSKPDPSGECNPDLRLRGHQKEGYGLSWNPNLSGHLLSASDDHTICLWDISAVPKEGKVVDAKTIFTGHTAVVEDVSWHLLHESLFGSVADDQKLMIWDTRSNNTSKPSHSVDAHTAEVNCLSFNPYSEFILATGSADKTVALWDLRNLKLKLHSFESHKDEIFQVQWSPHNETILASSGTDRRLNVWDLSKIGEEQSPEDAEDGPPELLFIHGGHTAKISDFSWNPNEPWVICSVSEDNIMQVWQMAENIYNDEDPEGSVDPEGQGS